In Paenibacillus sp. 1781tsa1, one DNA window encodes the following:
- a CDS encoding chemotaxis protein CheA yields the protein MMDLSAYRDIFIEELNDQLERMDQSLLALELSPSVELVQTLFRAAHTIKGSASTMDFRELSDLTHEVEYALEWVREKKPEMTSELIDTLFRSLDAMKVLRDQYIRGEAYADFRAVVREIKDLIQTPAVVGKLVTPQLQPAESIVAQVAVVSGKHLLSIHIVLEHKCQMKAARYHILRQRIEDICGTVVTTSLMEMQPGAQNEDDHYSQFIIIVATSKDRQQLETELSTDSDIHMLEIHPYMLESNEIAATSAPVELISEPEQTKPSLPTVTTSGSGSDEKVKAAQPTVRVSVERLDHLMNLVGELLIDQTSLADLSGSGARKESSSLIQSIGGVSDHMGRVIKELQEGVMKTRMLPIDQLFSRFPRLVRDLSQKLGKDLELVIQGGETELDRMIIEELSDPLIHLIRNSADHGIESAEVRGELGKPSKGRITLTSFHEENHVVIRYSDDGKGIDGEKIKASALGKGIISEEQAARLTTQEAVHLIFEPGFSTASSVSEVSGRGVGMDIVRSQIGRLNGIIDIDTEVGVGTTFTIRLPLTLAIIKGLLVKVSDRVLILPMYNVSEIVRISPEDIQMIQGQQAILNHGRIVPFHRLCDRLNYPRTDRKSKTIPLVIVRSVDKIAAYAVDEIIGNQEVVIKTLGTYLGAMNHLSGATILGNGKVALILDASYLVSH from the coding sequence ATGATGGATTTGTCTGCCTACCGTGACATCTTTATCGAAGAACTGAATGATCAACTGGAACGGATGGATCAGTCTTTGCTGGCATTGGAGCTTTCGCCTTCTGTTGAACTGGTTCAAACGCTGTTTCGGGCAGCCCACACCATCAAGGGATCGGCATCCACAATGGATTTTCGTGAATTAAGCGACCTCACTCATGAGGTGGAGTATGCCCTTGAATGGGTCAGGGAGAAAAAACCTGAGATGACTTCGGAGCTAATTGATACGTTGTTCCGTTCTTTGGACGCCATGAAGGTGCTTCGCGATCAGTATATCCGTGGGGAAGCCTATGCAGACTTTCGAGCGGTAGTACGAGAAATAAAGGATCTAATTCAAACCCCGGCAGTAGTCGGAAAACTTGTAACACCTCAATTGCAACCAGCAGAATCGATTGTTGCACAGGTTGCTGTCGTGTCAGGCAAGCACCTATTGTCCATTCACATTGTGCTTGAGCATAAGTGCCAGATGAAAGCAGCCAGATATCATATTTTGCGCCAACGCATTGAGGACATATGTGGGACTGTGGTTACAACTTCTCTCATGGAGATGCAACCGGGCGCGCAGAATGAAGATGACCATTATAGTCAGTTCATCATCATCGTGGCAACTTCGAAGGACCGTCAGCAGCTTGAGACAGAATTGTCTACAGACTCGGATATTCATATGTTGGAGATTCATCCATATATGCTGGAATCCAATGAGATTGCAGCGACTTCTGCACCAGTTGAATTAATCTCTGAACCAGAGCAAACAAAACCAAGCTTGCCTACCGTGACTACATCAGGCTCGGGCTCGGATGAGAAAGTGAAAGCTGCTCAACCTACAGTTCGTGTGAGTGTTGAACGTCTGGACCATTTGATGAATTTGGTGGGTGAACTGCTAATTGATCAGACATCCCTTGCAGATCTGAGTGGATCGGGTGCGCGTAAGGAGTCTTCCTCACTCATCCAGAGTATTGGTGGCGTATCCGATCATATGGGTAGGGTTATCAAGGAACTGCAAGAAGGTGTAATGAAGACACGGATGTTACCCATCGATCAACTATTCAGTCGCTTCCCGAGATTGGTTCGTGATCTTTCGCAGAAGCTGGGTAAAGATCTGGAACTGGTTATTCAAGGTGGAGAGACTGAACTTGACCGGATGATTATTGAAGAATTGAGTGACCCGCTAATCCATCTCATCCGCAACAGTGCAGATCATGGCATTGAAAGCGCAGAGGTTCGTGGAGAGCTGGGCAAGCCGTCCAAGGGACGTATTACCTTAACTTCGTTCCATGAAGAGAATCATGTCGTTATTCGGTATTCGGATGATGGTAAAGGTATCGATGGGGAGAAGATTAAGGCTTCCGCCTTGGGCAAAGGCATCATTAGTGAGGAACAGGCTGCACGCCTAACAACACAGGAGGCTGTGCATCTCATATTTGAGCCCGGGTTCTCCACAGCTTCTTCTGTAAGTGAAGTATCAGGTCGCGGCGTTGGAATGGACATCGTGCGCAGCCAGATTGGGCGGCTTAACGGTATCATTGATATTGATACGGAGGTTGGTGTTGGCACCACGTTTACGATTCGTCTACCACTCACTTTGGCGATTATTAAAGGTCTGTTAGTCAAAGTATCGGATCGTGTTCTGATCTTGCCGATGTACAACGTGTCCGAGATTGTTCGAATCTCACCTGAAGATATTCAGATGATCCAAGGGCAACAAGCCATTCTGAATCATGGACGAATTGTACCCTTTCACCGACTGTGTGACAGACTCAACTATCCTCGAACGGACCGCAAATCCAAAACCATTCCACTGGTGATTGTGCGTTCCGTCGACAAAATTGCAGCATATGCAGTAGATGAGATCATTGGAAATCAGGAAGTCGTTATTAAGACACTCGGTACGTATCTGGGTGCGATGAACCATCTTTCTGGTGCAACGATCCTTGGTAATGGTAAGGTTGCCCTTATATTGGACGCGTCCTATCTGGTCAGTCATTAA
- a CDS encoding chemotaxis protein CheW: protein MSSLQKEQYIELSVGAETCAIRIEEIHEIIKMLSITDIPFSRPEIKGVVNLRGKVVCVMSLRNLLGMPDEPDTRATRIIVVRYQDEYIGLIVDRVNKVTTYSEIHPPTGGYGRNREGAFHGVGQHGDELVGILKLEEILGG, encoded by the coding sequence ATGTCTTCACTTCAGAAGGAACAATATATTGAGCTGTCGGTAGGTGCAGAGACTTGCGCCATTCGAATCGAAGAAATTCACGAAATTATTAAAATGCTCAGCATTACAGATATCCCATTCAGCCGTCCAGAGATCAAAGGGGTAGTTAATCTGCGTGGCAAGGTTGTATGTGTGATGAGCCTGCGCAACCTGCTGGGTATGCCGGATGAACCGGATACCAGAGCAACTCGAATTATCGTAGTTCGGTATCAGGATGAATATATTGGCTTGATCGTGGATCGGGTGAACAAGGTAACCACATATTCGGAAATACATCCGCCAACCGGAGGTTACGGTCGTAACCGTGAAGGGGCATTCCATGGTGTAGGTCAACATGGAGACGAGCTTGTGGGCATTTTGAAATTGGAAGAAATATTGGGCGGTTAG
- a CDS encoding methyl-accepting chemotaxis protein → MKWFGNLKTATKIISAFLIVSIILAALGVYSVVTLRSTNERMQEMYNNNLISVRELSSAQVDYQRLRVNVRDLNYETVAAEQTRVTENIATIRQSMEERLATYRPLATTPEEVELLRKLDTQYDSYMKLYDQGVTMAISEDDAAFIAFLKATLKPPGDEVVKTLADLVNLNVTLAEQANIKSEEAYNTAFAVTIVMVVASVLFSILIGYLISRSISKPLMSMLGLATEVANGNLTLKSDISSKDEVGQLAAALNRMVDNLKELINNIVLNSQSVAASSEQISASTQEIASTSTSQSSEAGNISELFKELSLAINSVAASAEEAAELSNDTVKTAREGGLVVQTSLEGMQAVNTKMTKLEDDSRKIGDIIEVIDDIAEQTNLLALNAAIEAARAGEQGRGFAVVADEVRKLAERSGEATKEITAIIKAMQENTRQSVQAVAASVEQSSMTGQAFDQIIDMVNNSSQKVNEIAAACEEEAAQAAEVMSSVESISASSEESAAASEETAATCQSLAHLAEELANSAAAFKTQ, encoded by the coding sequence ATGAAGTGGTTTGGAAACTTGAAAACAGCAACAAAGATTATCTCAGCATTTTTGATTGTGTCGATAATCCTTGCGGCGCTTGGGGTCTACTCCGTAGTAACTTTGAGAAGTACGAATGAACGAATGCAAGAGATGTATAACAACAACTTGATTTCGGTTAGAGAACTATCCTCGGCCCAGGTTGATTATCAGAGGTTACGGGTAAACGTGCGTGATTTGAACTACGAAACTGTTGCAGCAGAACAGACCCGAGTTACGGAAAATATCGCTACAATTCGTCAATCCATGGAGGAGCGACTTGCTACGTACCGTCCTCTTGCTACTACTCCGGAAGAAGTGGAACTGCTTCGTAAATTAGATACCCAGTACGACAGTTATATGAAACTGTATGATCAGGGCGTCACTATGGCAATATCAGAGGATGATGCCGCGTTTATCGCTTTCCTGAAAGCAACATTGAAACCTCCTGGCGATGAAGTGGTAAAAACGCTCGCAGACCTGGTGAACCTCAATGTAACCCTCGCAGAACAAGCTAACATCAAGTCTGAAGAAGCTTACAACACTGCATTTGCGGTAACGATTGTTATGGTGGTCGCATCTGTACTCTTTAGTATCCTCATTGGTTACTTGATCTCTCGCTCGATTTCGAAACCACTCATGTCCATGTTGGGTCTGGCAACGGAAGTGGCTAATGGTAATCTTACCCTCAAATCAGACATCTCCAGTAAAGATGAAGTGGGTCAACTGGCAGCAGCACTGAATCGTATGGTCGACAACCTGAAAGAGTTAATCAACAATATCGTGTTGAACTCCCAAAGTGTTGCTGCTTCTTCGGAACAGATCTCAGCCAGTACACAGGAAATCGCAAGTACCAGCACAAGTCAATCCAGCGAGGCAGGAAACATCTCCGAATTGTTCAAGGAGCTTTCACTTGCCATTAACTCTGTCGCTGCAAGTGCGGAAGAAGCAGCTGAATTGTCCAATGATACTGTGAAGACTGCGCGTGAAGGTGGACTTGTTGTACAGACTTCATTGGAAGGTATGCAAGCTGTTAATACGAAAATGACCAAACTTGAAGATGATTCCCGTAAAATCGGTGACATCATTGAAGTGATTGACGATATCGCTGAGCAGACCAATCTGCTTGCGCTGAATGCAGCAATTGAAGCGGCACGTGCGGGAGAACAAGGGCGAGGATTTGCCGTAGTAGCAGATGAAGTCAGGAAGCTTGCAGAACGAAGCGGCGAGGCGACCAAAGAAATTACAGCCATCATCAAAGCGATGCAGGAAAATACGAGACAAAGTGTACAGGCCGTAGCAGCCAGTGTTGAACAGTCTTCCATGACTGGGCAGGCGTTTGATCAGATTATTGATATGGTCAATAACTCCTCCCAGAAAGTAAACGAAATTGCAGCTGCATGTGAGGAAGAGGCGGCTCAAGCGGCAGAAGTGATGAGTTCTGTTGAATCCATCTCGGCTTCCAGTGAAGAATCGGCGGCTGCATCAGAAGAGACTGCGGCAACCTGCCAGTCATTGGCACATCTGGCAGAAGAGCTGGCGAATTCTGCGGCTGCCTTCAAAACCCAATAA